From a single Actinomyces viscosus genomic region:
- a CDS encoding hotdog family protein, whose protein sequence is MNGSSLSDDVVEQLATILAEVLATGASAPSGPPELSEAEAVRLARRGATAVVPAVLAMQQVQEWVRSRETTTAWDGLLHRRCLMEPIPSRVDGAESACGLDGGTDEPTVQRTGRAGWELLRAATEVEAGGRCWRVTHELARRAPASRATAVRAGKLTESGVGFDPPPGARFYRLTRGDIAAWAEATGDGNPIHLLAGRAAEAGLRAGPDDVVAHGLLLGALSLALAQSSPDRWISLKFIGSADVPASRRDGAAPWATLAVDPDGITISQDRRPVLRRR, encoded by the coding sequence GTGAACGGTTCCAGCCTCTCCGACGACGTCGTTGAGCAGCTCGCGACGATCCTTGCCGAGGTGCTTGCGACGGGGGCGTCCGCACCGTCAGGGCCGCCCGAGCTCTCCGAGGCGGAGGCGGTTCGTCTCGCTCGGCGTGGGGCGACGGCGGTTGTCCCCGCGGTCCTGGCCATGCAGCAGGTCCAGGAGTGGGTGCGGTCCCGTGAGACGACCACCGCCTGGGACGGTCTGCTGCACCGTCGCTGCCTCATGGAGCCGATCCCCTCACGCGTTGACGGGGCCGAATCGGCCTGTGGCCTCGATGGGGGTACTGATGAGCCTACGGTTCAGCGGACCGGCCGCGCAGGCTGGGAGCTCCTCCGAGCCGCGACCGAGGTGGAGGCGGGCGGGAGGTGCTGGCGAGTAACCCACGAGCTCGCCCGACGCGCCCCGGCGTCTCGGGCGACCGCGGTCCGGGCGGGGAAACTCACGGAGTCCGGGGTCGGATTTGATCCGCCGCCCGGCGCCCGCTTCTACCGGCTCACCCGCGGCGACATCGCCGCCTGGGCAGAGGCCACCGGGGACGGCAACCCCATCCACCTCCTTGCCGGCAGGGCGGCTGAGGCCGGGCTGCGAGCCGGTCCCGACGACGTCGTGGCTCATGGTCTTCTGCTCGGCGCACTCAGCCTCGCTCTCGCCCAGTCTTCACCTGATCGGTGGATATCCCTGAAATTCATTGGTTCAGCTGATGTCCCGGCTTCCCGTCGGGATGGGGCGGCGCCCTGGGCGACGCTCGCCGTCGACCCCGACGGCATCACCATCAGTCAGGACCGACGCCCCGTTCTGCGACGCCGATGA
- a CDS encoding serine hydrolase domain-containing protein has product MSIQLWFRLSALLTAVALLHASAPATASRSELDTAISQAKEAGAPSGAFALLRDGEVVQVETFGEANPDSVFLWGSVSKPVAASIARELESQGRLDPNAPAEQYAPGSTEASVRHLVNHTSGLGFGAKELDVDRPRANARDVVADHPATSTAGGYQYSSLGYLHLQAVLESASGGSYHSLVSESLPGAGASQEFCEHRIQGHRLAGPIALPLDSGYDGAGGAYGYTCGDIGTLASFAQQHVRDPDLTDVVDTGQHEQQYAGGWRLTHEDDGRLTHWHTGTVPGYFSAIYLDISSGDGTAMLLNASGYLHEQELASVARAAFDRSTDRKPATEAGSFAATLIPTALAGSAVLVMAAGFRWRSRRAALTWTALLTALTSSGVGLLMWSGYPARYLWLWEPGTLVAAGMLTLALLVAATASLCRLRTTAASGRP; this is encoded by the coding sequence ATGAGCATTCAATTATGGTTCAGGCTGTCCGCGCTTCTGACCGCAGTGGCCCTGCTGCACGCCTCGGCGCCGGCAACCGCATCACGTTCCGAGCTGGATACGGCGATCTCCCAGGCGAAAGAGGCCGGCGCCCCCTCGGGCGCCTTCGCGCTTCTGAGGGACGGAGAGGTCGTGCAGGTCGAGACCTTCGGCGAGGCGAACCCGGACTCGGTGTTCCTGTGGGGTTCGGTATCCAAGCCGGTTGCGGCTTCCATCGCTCGTGAGCTGGAGTCGCAGGGCCGCCTTGATCCGAACGCACCGGCCGAGCAGTACGCACCGGGTAGCACGGAAGCCTCGGTGCGCCACCTGGTCAACCACACCTCCGGTCTCGGTTTCGGCGCCAAGGAGCTTGATGTCGACCGACCGAGGGCCAACGCCCGCGACGTCGTGGCGGACCACCCGGCCACTAGTACGGCAGGCGGGTACCAGTACTCGAGCCTGGGATACCTGCATCTCCAGGCGGTCCTGGAATCCGCCTCTGGAGGCTCCTACCACAGCCTCGTCAGCGAGAGCCTCCCGGGTGCCGGTGCCAGCCAGGAGTTCTGCGAGCACCGTATCCAGGGACACCGGCTCGCCGGGCCGATAGCGCTCCCGCTCGACTCCGGCTACGACGGCGCTGGCGGTGCTTACGGGTACACATGCGGAGACATCGGCACTCTCGCGTCCTTCGCCCAGCAACATGTGAGGGATCCGGACCTGACGGACGTGGTGGACACCGGCCAGCATGAGCAGCAGTACGCCGGAGGCTGGCGTCTCACCCACGAGGACGACGGACGCCTCACCCACTGGCACACCGGTACGGTCCCCGGGTACTTCAGCGCCATATATCTTGATATCTCCAGCGGAGACGGGACAGCCATGCTTCTCAACGCCTCCGGATACCTGCATGAGCAGGAGCTGGCCTCGGTGGCCCGAGCGGCTTTCGATCGAAGCACTGACCGCAAGCCGGCGACCGAGGCCGGCTCGTTCGCCGCCACGCTCATCCCGACCGCTCTCGCAGGGAGTGCTGTCCTCGTCATGGCTGCCGGCTTCAGGTGGCGCTCACGCCGCGCGGCACTGACGTGGACCGCGCTGCTCACGGCGCTGACCTCATCCGGCGTCGGGCTGCTCATGTGGTCGGGATACCCGGCGCGCTACCTGTGGCTGTGGGAGCCTGGGACGCTCGTAGCGGCGGGTATGCTGACCCTGGCGCTCCTGGTGGCTGCGACGGCATCCCTGTGCCGGCTCAGGACGACAGCAGCGTCAGGACGGCCTTGA
- a CDS encoding response regulator transcription factor, with amino-acid sequence MTTVLLVEDDPAISEPLARAFGREGYEVLTHGTGKGALEEISAADIIVLDLGLPDIDGLDVARQVRAQGLTIPILMLTARSEDSDLVVGLDAGADDYVTKPFRLAELLARVRAQVRRASGEATEDELSVGEIRVDVAAHRAFVGARELQLTTREFELLRVLVRAGGEVASGEDILKEVWGEDPTGSPQTLQMHATWLRRKLGDDEEQPTLLLAQEDGYRLAIG; translated from the coding sequence GTGACAACTGTTCTGCTCGTCGAAGACGACCCCGCCATCTCCGAGCCCCTCGCCCGTGCCTTTGGGCGCGAGGGCTATGAGGTCCTGACTCACGGCACCGGCAAGGGTGCCCTCGAGGAGATCTCGGCCGCTGACATCATCGTCCTGGACCTGGGACTGCCGGACATCGACGGTCTGGACGTGGCCCGCCAGGTGCGCGCCCAGGGCCTGACCATCCCGATCCTCATGCTCACCGCGCGTAGCGAGGACTCCGACCTCGTCGTCGGCCTGGACGCCGGTGCCGACGACTACGTCACCAAGCCGTTCCGTCTGGCCGAGCTGCTGGCCCGGGTGCGGGCGCAGGTGCGCCGCGCCTCGGGGGAGGCCACGGAGGACGAGCTGAGCGTCGGAGAGATCCGGGTCGACGTCGCCGCCCACCGGGCCTTCGTCGGCGCCCGAGAGCTGCAGCTGACGACCCGCGAGTTCGAGCTGCTGCGCGTCCTGGTGCGTGCCGGCGGCGAGGTCGCCTCCGGTGAGGACATCCTCAAGGAGGTCTGGGGCGAGGACCCCACCGGCAGCCCCCAGACCCTCCAGATGCACGCCACCTGGCTGCGCCGCAAGCTCGGGGACGATGAGGAGCAGCCCACGCTCCTGCTGGCCCAGGAGGACGGCTACCGCCTGGCCATCGGCTGA
- a CDS encoding VTT domain-containing protein, which yields MTALTALAPALNLPAAHAPMLGPEWLDATFIIKAFVGWIGPWAIVGVMLVIFAETGLLIGFFLPGDSLLFTLGMFVAIGETSPADGVPVPIWVAAPLVWLAAIAGNQTGYLIGRKAGPAIFNKPDSRLFKQEYVDRTSDFFERHGGKAVTLAQFVPIVRTFTPVIAGVGRMHYRHFITFNILGATLWAFGITWLGYFLGTIKWIQDNIDAMILGIVFVSVAPMLVSAIANFLKSRRQKS from the coding sequence GTGACTGCCCTGACCGCCTTGGCCCCGGCACTGAACCTGCCCGCCGCCCACGCCCCGATGCTCGGACCCGAGTGGCTCGATGCAACCTTCATCATCAAAGCCTTCGTCGGCTGGATCGGCCCCTGGGCCATCGTCGGCGTCATGCTCGTCATCTTCGCCGAGACGGGACTGCTCATCGGCTTCTTCCTGCCCGGCGACTCCCTGCTCTTCACCCTGGGCATGTTCGTGGCCATCGGCGAGACCAGTCCTGCCGACGGCGTCCCCGTCCCCATCTGGGTGGCCGCCCCCCTGGTGTGGCTGGCCGCCATCGCCGGCAACCAGACCGGCTATCTCATCGGCCGCAAGGCCGGCCCCGCGATCTTCAACAAGCCCGACTCGCGCCTGTTCAAGCAGGAGTACGTGGATCGCACCTCCGACTTCTTCGAGCGCCACGGCGGCAAGGCCGTCACCCTGGCCCAGTTCGTGCCGATCGTGCGCACCTTCACCCCGGTCATCGCCGGCGTGGGCAGGATGCACTACCGCCACTTCATCACCTTCAACATCCTGGGCGCCACCCTCTGGGCCTTCGGCATCACCTGGCTGGGCTACTTCTTGGGCACGATCAAGTGGATCCAGGACAACATCGACGCCATGATCCTGGGGATCGTCTTCGTCTCGGTGGCGCCGATGCTCGTCTCCGCCATCGCCAACTTCCTCAAGTCCCGCCGTCAGAAGTCCTGA
- a CDS encoding Maf family protein, translating to MILLASKSSGRLATLRAAGIEPLVRVSSVDEDVVLDELTRRRRTAGLTAPSAAEQVQALARAKALDVAASTGEQEAEVVVGCDSMLEIDGRVVGKPADAAEARERWRTMSGSTGTLYTGHFLVRTADGAIAEGVSSATIRFGSPSQAEVEAYIASGEPLWCAGAFTIDGLGGAFIEGIDGDPHGVVGISLPLLRRLLADLGVRWTDLWAPPAGSGTD from the coding sequence GTGATTCTCCTGGCTTCGAAGTCATCCGGCCGCCTGGCCACCCTGCGAGCCGCCGGCATCGAGCCGCTGGTGCGAGTCTCCTCGGTCGATGAGGACGTCGTGCTCGACGAGCTGACCAGGCGGCGTCGGACGGCAGGCCTGACAGCCCCGAGCGCCGCCGAGCAGGTGCAGGCCCTGGCCCGGGCCAAGGCGCTCGACGTCGCGGCCTCCACCGGCGAGCAGGAGGCCGAGGTGGTCGTGGGCTGCGACTCCATGCTGGAGATCGACGGCAGAGTCGTCGGCAAGCCCGCCGATGCCGCGGAGGCCCGCGAGCGCTGGAGGACGATGAGCGGGAGCACCGGGACCCTGTACACGGGGCACTTCCTGGTGCGCACCGCGGACGGAGCCATCGCCGAGGGGGTCAGCTCGGCCACCATCCGTTTCGGCTCCCCCTCTCAGGCCGAGGTCGAGGCCTACATCGCCAGCGGCGAGCCGCTGTGGTGCGCCGGGGCCTTCACCATCGACGGCCTGGGCGGCGCCTTCATCGAGGGGATCGACGGGGACCCGCACGGAGTCGTCGGCATCTCCCTGCCGCTGCTGCGCCGGCTCCTGGCTGATCTGGGAGTGCGCTGGACAGACCTGTGGGCGCCGCCGGCCGGCAGTGGAACCGACTGA
- a CDS encoding MarR family winged helix-turn-helix transcriptional regulator — MITAERTMVEPTAYTEDVEMKWTQSDQEAVEATYSQESAGAAGSAGGGQEPAATCGQEPARTCGQSDSAVQPEGFRRLDEIEMDAWRSFLAASTSVTARLNRELEAGCGISMHEYEILVRLSEAPDRTLRMSTLAEHVSHSRSRLTHTVRRLENVGYVERSSCDSDRRGVNCTLTQTGLDFLREAAPVHLDGVRRHVIDRLSREQQVALAELMTVIAQAPDSSGASAPSASSPS; from the coding sequence GTGATTACCGCAGAACGAACGATGGTGGAGCCGACGGCCTACACTGAGGACGTCGAGATGAAGTGGACTCAGAGCGATCAGGAAGCCGTCGAAGCCACCTACAGCCAGGAGTCGGCTGGGGCCGCCGGCTCGGCCGGTGGCGGCCAGGAACCGGCGGCCACCTGTGGTCAGGAGCCCGCCCGGACCTGCGGTCAGAGCGACTCCGCGGTCCAGCCGGAGGGCTTCCGCCGACTCGATGAGATCGAGATGGATGCCTGGCGCTCCTTCCTGGCGGCCTCCACCTCCGTCACCGCCCGCCTCAACCGGGAGCTCGAGGCCGGCTGCGGCATCTCCATGCACGAGTACGAGATCCTGGTGCGCCTGTCCGAGGCGCCCGACCGGACGCTGCGCATGTCGACCCTCGCCGAGCACGTCTCCCACTCCCGCTCCCGCCTGACTCACACGGTCCGGCGCCTCGAGAACGTGGGCTACGTCGAGCGCAGCTCCTGCGACTCGGACCGTCGCGGCGTCAACTGCACGCTGACTCAGACGGGCCTCGACTTCCTGCGTGAGGCCGCCCCGGTCCACCTCGACGGCGTGCGCCGCCACGTCATCGACCGGCTCAGTCGTGAGCAGCAGGTCGCCCTGGCCGAGCTCATGACGGTCATCGCCCAGGCCCCGGACTCCTCCGGCGCCTCGGCGCCGTCGGCCTCGTCACCGTCCTGA
- a CDS encoding sensor histidine kinase: MRRYAMTMTMAAVSVAILLLGLPLGGAWIASALRTSGGGNRVTIIGTVILTVLVLTITALTAASVVASRAARRISAPLIYLAAEAEQLGSGQVRPRLRSSGIEEIDLVQAELVRSAERVAGRIAAERQFASDASHQLRTPLTSLSLRLEEIELLAGEEEVRVEAHACLEQVERLTGVVEDLLKVSRRTGGGTTEALHLKDIFAQQREEWEPAFEQAGRTIIFRDEISHPVLATPGSLAQVLATVVENSLRYGAGTTSVSVRSANGGHAVFIDIADEGEGVDEDIAPHVFERHVSGYGSTGVGLALAKDLVEADGGRIELSQRKPAVFSILLNAVPKSLDPNNVLPQGALVSVGRRRRI, translated from the coding sequence ATGCGCCGCTACGCCATGACGATGACGATGGCAGCGGTGTCCGTGGCCATCCTCCTGCTGGGACTACCGCTGGGAGGCGCCTGGATCGCCAGCGCCTTGCGCACCTCCGGAGGTGGGAACCGGGTCACCATCATCGGCACGGTCATCCTCACGGTCCTGGTCCTGACCATCACCGCGCTCACGGCGGCCTCCGTTGTCGCCTCCCGGGCGGCCCGGCGCATCTCCGCGCCCCTCATCTACCTGGCGGCCGAGGCCGAGCAGCTCGGCAGCGGGCAGGTGCGTCCGCGGCTGCGCTCCTCGGGGATCGAGGAGATCGACCTGGTTCAGGCCGAGCTCGTGCGCTCGGCGGAGCGAGTGGCCGGGCGCATCGCCGCGGAGCGCCAGTTCGCCTCCGACGCCTCGCACCAGCTGCGCACGCCGCTGACCAGCCTGTCCCTGCGCCTGGAGGAGATCGAGCTGCTCGCCGGCGAGGAGGAGGTGCGCGTCGAGGCCCACGCCTGCCTGGAGCAGGTCGAGCGGCTCACCGGCGTCGTCGAGGACCTGCTCAAGGTCTCGCGCCGAACCGGCGGCGGAACCACCGAGGCCCTTCACCTCAAGGATATCTTCGCCCAGCAGCGCGAGGAGTGGGAGCCGGCCTTCGAGCAGGCCGGTCGCACCATCATCTTCCGCGACGAGATCAGCCACCCGGTCCTGGCCACGCCCGGGTCACTGGCCCAGGTCCTGGCCACCGTCGTCGAGAACTCCCTGCGCTACGGGGCCGGGACGACCTCGGTCAGCGTGCGCAGCGCCAACGGCGGCCACGCGGTCTTCATCGACATCGCCGACGAGGGCGAGGGGGTGGATGAGGACATCGCGCCGCACGTCTTCGAGCGGCACGTCTCCGGCTATGGCTCCACCGGTGTGGGCCTGGCGCTGGCCAAGGACCTCGTCGAGGCCGACGGCGGCCGCATCGAGCTGTCCCAGCGCAAGCCCGCCGTCTTCTCCATCCTGCTCAACGCCGTCCCCAAGTCCCTGGACCCCAACAACGTCCTTCCCCAAGGTGCGCTCGTCTCCGTGGGTCGACGTCGTCGCATCTGA
- a CDS encoding GtrA family protein has protein sequence MTRSSSNSLTQRLIAIIKEFMQFGMVGAAAYVIDVGLFNLFQHGPVGFLSGHPNSAQLLASSIATVFSWLANRYWTYRGRTQKNVAREATLFVLANLGGIAITQFCLLFTHHVLGLTSPLADNIAAYVVGFGLGTAFRFVFYHYIVFTGHKDRGADDDGPETRSDSNSDTSTDIQDPADDDVEPQVPAAARP, from the coding sequence ATGACGCGTTCCTCCAGCAATTCCTTGACGCAGCGGCTCATCGCCATCATCAAGGAGTTCATGCAGTTCGGCATGGTGGGCGCTGCGGCCTACGTGATCGACGTCGGCCTGTTCAACCTGTTCCAGCACGGCCCCGTGGGGTTCCTCTCCGGACACCCGAACTCCGCCCAGCTCCTGGCCTCCTCGATCGCGACAGTCTTCTCCTGGCTGGCGAACCGCTACTGGACCTATCGGGGCCGCACCCAGAAGAACGTCGCCCGCGAGGCCACCCTGTTCGTCCTGGCCAACCTGGGCGGAATCGCCATCACGCAGTTCTGCCTGCTCTTCACCCACCACGTGCTGGGGCTGACCTCGCCCTTGGCGGACAATATCGCGGCCTACGTCGTCGGCTTCGGGCTGGGGACCGCCTTCCGCTTCGTCTTCTACCACTACATCGTCTTCACCGGTCACAAGGACCGTGGTGCCGACGACGACGGCCCCGAGACCCGCAGTGACTCCAACAGTGACACGAGCACTGACATCCAGGACCCGGCCGACGACGACGTCGAGCCCCAGGTCCCGGCCGCAGCTCGCCCCTGA
- a CDS encoding TetR/AcrR family transcriptional regulator, whose translation MARTADHDARRRQMARAARDVALDEGLSGVTVASVARRAGVSVGLVQHYFSSKGALMQRVFVDLLADVDSRVATIVEQGEEEAASIREMAALGLAELLPLDAARIRECQVRREFHALAAGDEGIAAVARDSDRAFRERLAGVVRNAQRCGEAAPDVEPQRVAQQLWVTVVGIGATMLLDPSLSGTELLRDAVTSAFPHPCGRQRAVM comes from the coding sequence ATGGCACGAACCGCGGATCATGATGCGCGCCGCCGGCAGATGGCGCGGGCTGCGCGTGACGTCGCCTTGGATGAGGGACTCTCCGGGGTCACGGTGGCCTCCGTGGCTCGCCGTGCCGGTGTGTCAGTTGGACTGGTTCAGCACTACTTCTCGTCCAAGGGTGCGCTGATGCAGCGTGTCTTTGTCGATCTGCTGGCTGACGTTGATAGCCGTGTGGCCACGATCGTGGAGCAGGGGGAGGAGGAAGCCGCTTCCATACGCGAGATGGCTGCTCTCGGCCTGGCCGAGCTCCTCCCCTTGGATGCCGCGAGGATCCGTGAGTGCCAGGTGCGTCGGGAGTTCCATGCCCTGGCTGCGGGAGATGAGGGGATCGCAGCGGTTGCTCGGGATTCTGACCGGGCCTTTCGCGAGAGACTCGCCGGTGTGGTCCGCAACGCCCAGCGGTGCGGGGAGGCGGCGCCCGACGTGGAGCCTCAGCGGGTTGCTCAGCAGTTGTGGGTAACCGTCGTCGGAATCGGCGCCACGATGCTGCTCGACCCGAGTCTGTCCGGGACCGAGCTGCTGCGCGACGCAGTCACGAGTGCCTTCCCCCATCCCTGCGGGCGTCAGCGGGCCGTCATGTAG
- a CDS encoding YajQ family cyclic di-GMP-binding protein → MANDSSFDVVSRLDRQEVDNAVNQCAKEISQRYDFRGVDASVSLSGDTITLEANTAERVLAILDVLESKLFRRGVSLKALDLGDKEPRPSGKLYRLVCPLREGLTQEVAKKITKAIRDEGPKSVKATIQGDEVRVTSKSRDDLQSVISLLKNLDVDAALQFVNYR, encoded by the coding sequence ATGGCCAACGACTCCTCCTTCGACGTCGTCTCCCGCCTCGACCGCCAGGAGGTGGACAACGCCGTCAACCAGTGCGCCAAGGAGATCTCCCAGCGCTACGACTTCCGCGGCGTCGACGCCTCCGTGAGCCTGTCCGGCGACACCATCACCCTGGAGGCCAACACCGCCGAGCGGGTCCTGGCGATCCTGGACGTCCTGGAGTCCAAGCTCTTCCGCCGCGGCGTCTCCCTCAAGGCCCTGGACCTGGGCGACAAGGAGCCGCGCCCCTCGGGCAAGCTCTACCGCCTGGTCTGCCCGCTGCGCGAGGGGCTGACCCAGGAGGTCGCCAAGAAGATCACCAAGGCGATCCGCGACGAGGGCCCCAAGAGCGTCAAGGCCACGATCCAGGGTGACGAGGTGCGTGTGACCTCCAAGTCCCGCGACGACCTCCAGTCGGTCATCTCCCTGCTCAAGAACCTCGACGTCGACGCCGCCCTCCAGTTCGTCAACTACCGCTAG
- a CDS encoding biotin--[acetyl-CoA-carboxylase] ligase → MSSGSGPFSRLVTVPVTGSTQDDLRSALTGAEAGSWPHLSALRALRQTAGRGRSGRAWVTPDDGALLVSVVLRPLVPAERLAWLPLLAGLAVRDALAPFVEGLPWRLGTKWPNDVVAVPEDPSAVPVVPGWAGTRKIAGVLSELVTPEPSENRAAQRPAPDEVPAGRDEAPTVILGVGVNIGQDAGELPVAWAGSLRTLGAADTGEDAAEAALVAVGQRLAEILEQWEVVGGDVDAGDGALGRRLRSVLTTLGQRVSVQAPDGELSGLAVGVTPALVLRSQVGDTEVRAGDVTLVRVKS, encoded by the coding sequence ATGAGCTCTGGCAGCGGTCCTTTCTCACGTCTTGTCACCGTCCCCGTCACCGGATCCACCCAGGACGACCTGCGCAGCGCCCTCACGGGAGCCGAGGCCGGATCCTGGCCGCACCTGTCGGCCCTCCGAGCACTGAGGCAGACGGCGGGCAGAGGGCGATCCGGGCGGGCCTGGGTCACCCCCGACGACGGTGCCCTCCTGGTCTCCGTGGTCCTGCGACCACTCGTCCCGGCCGAGCGTCTGGCCTGGCTGCCACTGCTGGCCGGCCTGGCCGTGCGAGACGCCTTGGCCCCCTTCGTCGAGGGGCTGCCCTGGCGGCTGGGCACCAAGTGGCCCAACGACGTCGTCGCCGTCCCCGAGGATCCGTCAGCGGTTCCCGTGGTACCCGGATGGGCCGGCACCCGCAAGATCGCCGGCGTCCTCAGCGAGCTCGTCACCCCGGAGCCTTCCGAGAACCGCGCCGCTCAGCGGCCCGCGCCCGACGAGGTACCGGCCGGCCGCGATGAGGCCCCGACGGTCATCCTCGGCGTCGGTGTCAACATCGGACAGGACGCCGGCGAGCTGCCGGTGGCCTGGGCGGGATCGCTGCGCACCCTGGGCGCGGCGGATACCGGTGAGGACGCTGCTGAGGCCGCTCTCGTGGCGGTCGGTCAGCGGCTGGCTGAGATCCTGGAGCAGTGGGAGGTGGTGGGCGGTGACGTCGACGCCGGGGACGGGGCTCTCGGGCGGCGGTTGCGCTCGGTGCTGACCACTCTGGGGCAGCGGGTCAGTGTCCAGGCTCCCGACGGCGAGCTCAGCGGGCTGGCCGTCGGCGTCACCCCCGCCCTGGTGCTGCGCAGCCAGGTCGGGGACACCGAGGTCCGCGCGGGCGACGTGACCCTGGTGCGCGTCAAGAGCTGA
- a CDS encoding response regulator, with the protein MRVLIADDSVLLREGLALILADGGHEVVGGVGDGDALVSEALRLRPDVVVADIRMPPSHTDEGLRATTRIRAQWPGAPVLLLSQYVVAGYLPDLLADGGGALGYLLKDRVGDIDAFLGAVERVARGELVLDPDVVSQVLQRGRRNDPLEELTPREREVLALMAEGHTNAGIAEVMVVTEGAVEKHTQRIFAKLGLLPDAAVHRRVKAVLTLLSS; encoded by the coding sequence GTGCGCGTTCTGATCGCTGACGACTCCGTCCTGCTGCGCGAGGGGCTGGCCCTCATCCTGGCCGACGGCGGCCACGAGGTCGTCGGGGGAGTGGGGGACGGTGACGCCCTCGTGAGTGAGGCCCTGCGGCTACGCCCCGACGTCGTCGTCGCCGACATTCGGATGCCGCCCTCCCACACCGATGAGGGCCTGCGCGCCACCACCCGTATCCGCGCCCAGTGGCCGGGCGCACCGGTCCTGCTGCTGAGCCAGTACGTCGTCGCCGGCTACCTGCCCGATCTCCTGGCCGACGGCGGCGGTGCGCTCGGCTACCTCCTCAAGGACCGGGTCGGCGACATCGACGCCTTCCTCGGGGCGGTCGAGCGGGTGGCGCGCGGCGAGCTGGTGCTCGACCCCGACGTCGTCTCCCAGGTCCTCCAGCGCGGACGGCGCAACGACCCGCTCGAGGAGCTCACGCCCCGGGAGCGGGAGGTCCTGGCCCTCATGGCCGAGGGCCACACGAATGCCGGCATCGCCGAGGTCATGGTGGTCACCGAGGGCGCCGTGGAGAAGCACACCCAGCGGATCTTCGCCAAGCTCGGCCTGCTGCCCGACGCCGCCGTCCACCGACGCGTCAAGGCCGTCCTGACGCTGCTGTCGTCCTGA
- the rpmG gene encoding 50S ribosomal protein L33, with protein sequence MASKSADVRPKITLACSECKERNYITKKNRRNTPDRLSISKFCSRCGKHTEHRETR encoded by the coding sequence GTGGCCAGCAAGTCCGCCGACGTTCGCCCCAAGATCACTCTGGCCTGCTCGGAGTGCAAGGAGCGGAACTACATCACCAAGAAGAACCGTCGGAACACCCCCGACCGTCTCAGCATCTCCAAGTTCTGCTCGCGCTGCGGCAAGCACACCGAGCACCGCGAGACCCGCTGA
- a CDS encoding adenylate/guanylate cyclase domain-containing protein: protein MEGEAAAGAGPAGRTTLAGHEHLLLGEAPSLTLTEVAQRAGTSLEMAQKFWRAMGFADVRPDAVRFTEQDVAALQDTVTLLDETSDSALAAASVLELLRAQSYTMDRLVLWELETFVTDLSERLDLDDTSARLVALDRIDSLVDLLSRQLTYVWRRHMASILGRTDAEVSARGREDTGPDLYPLIRSLGFVDIVSFTQRAQGMSKAALTHMLEDFENTARDVITSRGARVVKTIGDAVMYISDDLLVAADVVTALVDELQKGPDAIRVRASLVEGRVISRSGDVFGPTVNLASRLVDAAEPGGIRLDESTAMAILHSPQASRYRVGQCHEVVAKGLGQIVPWSLERTSPTRP from the coding sequence GTGGAAGGCGAGGCCGCCGCTGGGGCGGGCCCCGCGGGGCGGACCACCCTGGCGGGGCACGAGCACCTGCTTCTGGGGGAGGCCCCCAGTCTCACTCTGACCGAGGTGGCCCAGCGAGCCGGAACCAGCCTGGAGATGGCGCAGAAGTTCTGGCGGGCCATGGGCTTTGCCGACGTCAGGCCCGATGCGGTCCGCTTCACTGAGCAGGACGTCGCCGCGCTGCAGGACACCGTGACGCTGCTCGATGAGACCAGTGACTCCGCCCTGGCCGCGGCCAGCGTGCTCGAGCTCCTGCGGGCCCAGTCCTACACGATGGACCGTCTGGTCCTGTGGGAGCTGGAGACCTTCGTCACCGACCTCAGCGAGCGTCTCGACCTGGATGACACCTCGGCGCGGCTGGTCGCCCTGGACCGCATCGACAGCCTGGTGGACCTCCTGTCGCGTCAGCTGACCTACGTGTGGCGCCGCCACATGGCCTCCATCCTGGGGCGCACCGACGCCGAGGTCTCCGCCCGGGGGCGTGAGGACACCGGCCCCGACCTCTACCCGCTCATCCGCTCCCTGGGCTTCGTCGACATCGTCTCCTTCACCCAGCGCGCCCAGGGCATGAGCAAGGCCGCCCTGACCCACATGCTCGAGGACTTCGAGAACACGGCCCGCGACGTCATCACCTCGCGGGGTGCTCGCGTGGTCAAGACGATCGGCGACGCCGTCATGTACATCTCCGACGACCTGCTCGTCGCCGCCGACGTCGTCACCGCCCTGGTCGACGAGCTCCAGAAGGGGCCGGACGCCATCCGGGTGAGGGCCAGCCTCGTCGAGGGCCGGGTCATCTCCCGCTCCGGGGACGTCTTCGGCCCCACCGTCAACCTGGCATCACGGCTCGTGGACGCGGCCGAGCCCGGTGGGATCCGCCTGGACGAGTCTACCGCCATGGCCATCCTCCACTCGCCCCAGGCCAGCAGGTACCGGGTGGGGCAGTGCCATGAGGTCGTGGCCAAGGGGCTGGGGCAGATCGTGCCCTGGTCGCTGGAGAGGACCTCTCCGACCCGGCCCTGA